In a genomic window of Cuculus canorus isolate bCucCan1 chromosome 4, bCucCan1.pri, whole genome shotgun sequence:
- the IGFBP7 gene encoding insulin-like growth factor-binding protein 7, with the protein MPPWALLALLALLPALPAASPPPPPAACGPCDPARCAALPARGCALGRVRDGCGCCWQCGRGEGEACGAGGRCAPGLECVKSRQRRKDKGGDGAASPGAAAAASPLGVCLCKSRYPVCGSDGLTYSSGCQLRAASLRAQSRGAAAITQRSKGACQQGPSIVTPPKDIWNVTGAQIYLSCEVIGIPTPVLIWNKIIRGQYGVQRMELLPGDRENLAIQTRGGPEKHEVTGWVLISPLSKEDAGEYECHASNAKGEATASAKIHVVETLHEIGLTKDDGAEL; encoded by the exons ATGCCTCCCTGGGcgctgctggctctgctggcgCTGCTGCCCGCGCTGCCGGCCGCctccccgccgcctcccccggCCGCCTGCGGTCCCTGCGATCCGGCGCGGTGCGCGGCGCTGCCGGCGCGGGGCTGCGCGCTGGGGCGGGTGCGGGAcggctgcggctgctgctggcagtgcgGGCGCGGCGAGGGCGAGGCGTGCGGGGCGGGCGGGCGCTGCGCCCCGGGGCTCGAGTGCGTCAAGAGCCGGCAGCGGCGCAAGGACAAGGGCGGCGACGGAGCTGCCTCccccggagccgccgccgccgcctcgccGCTCGGGGTGTGCCTCTGCAAGAGCCGCTACCCGGTGTGCGGCAGCGACGGCCTCACCTACAGCAGCGGGTGCCAGCTCCGCGCCGCCAGCCTGCGCGCACAGAGCCGCGGCGCCGCCGCCATCACCCAGCGCAGCAAGGGCGCCTGCCAGCAGG gacCTTCTATTGTAACCCCTCCAAAGGACATCTGGAATGTGACAGGAGCGCAGATCTACCTGAGCTGTGAAGTCATAGGCATCCCAACTCCTGTCCTCATCTGGAACAAG ATAATTAGGGGACAGTATGGTGTCCAGAGGATGGAGCTTCTGCCTGGGGACCGGGAAAACTTGGCTATCCAGACCCGAGGGGGCCCTGAGAAACACGAAGTGACCGGCTGGGTGCTT ATATCTCCTCTGAGCAAAGAGGATGCTGGAGAATATGAGTGTCATGCATCAAATGCCAAAGGAGAGGCAACGGCTTCTGCAAAAATCCACGTTGTGGAGACTCTGCATGAAATAGGCCTGACCAAAG ATGACGGTGCAGAGCTGTGA